The Nitriliruptor alkaliphilus DSM 45188 genome includes a region encoding these proteins:
- a CDS encoding carbohydrate ABC transporter permease, which translates to MASVSGSSQRHRLNRLGLYLGLSAFGIVMVFPFAVVAFGSLKDVGDVTRYPPRLLPYTQDTAEVDGEDRPLYRVDGQERVLVEQLQIGVFADPADPSDTVRVPTADAERRGGFLDTETVEVDGDEYELYDVVVDGQQRQLIQVGSTTEGIFASPDDPTDTARTNVRTAETVDSLAVHTDNFRRVLEVQSLDRSLTNTMLVTLLVVGGTVLTSILGGYAFARIEFPGRDAIFLVYIGSIMVPFVILIIPLYQLMVALGWINSLAALVFPFFFNAYGTFLMRQFFVSIPKELEEAAVIDGASRWTILWRIFVPLSMPAIATLSTFMFLYAWNSFIWPFIVIGGGNLDNHVLTVSLQQLGGRAADSPNLIMAGVMIAIAVPVTVFVLAQRYFVENVASSGIK; encoded by the coding sequence ATGGCATCCGTGAGCGGCTCGTCCCAGCGCCACCGCCTCAACCGTCTCGGGCTCTACCTCGGGCTGTCCGCCTTCGGGATCGTGATGGTCTTCCCGTTCGCGGTGGTCGCGTTCGGGTCGCTGAAGGACGTCGGCGACGTCACCCGTTACCCGCCGCGCCTGCTGCCCTACACCCAGGACACCGCGGAGGTCGACGGCGAGGACCGTCCGCTGTACCGCGTCGACGGTCAGGAGCGGGTGCTCGTCGAGCAGCTCCAGATCGGGGTCTTCGCCGACCCCGCCGACCCCAGCGACACGGTACGGGTCCCGACGGCCGACGCGGAGCGCCGCGGTGGCTTCCTCGACACCGAGACGGTCGAGGTCGACGGCGATGAGTACGAGCTGTACGACGTCGTGGTCGATGGCCAGCAGCGCCAGCTGATCCAGGTCGGGTCGACCACCGAGGGGATCTTCGCCAGTCCCGACGATCCCACCGACACCGCCCGCACCAACGTGCGGACCGCCGAGACCGTCGACAGCCTGGCGGTCCACACCGACAACTTCCGTCGCGTCCTCGAGGTCCAGAGCCTCGACCGCAGCCTGACCAACACGATGCTGGTCACCCTCCTGGTGGTGGGTGGCACGGTGCTGACCTCCATCCTCGGCGGGTACGCCTTCGCGCGGATCGAGTTCCCCGGCCGGGACGCGATCTTCCTGGTCTACATCGGGTCGATCATGGTGCCGTTCGTGATCCTGATCATCCCGCTGTACCAGCTGATGGTCGCCCTCGGTTGGATCAACTCGCTCGCGGCGCTGGTGTTCCCCTTCTTCTTCAACGCCTACGGCACCTTCCTGATGCGCCAGTTCTTCGTGTCGATCCCGAAGGAACTCGAGGAGGCCGCTGTGATCGACGGCGCGTCGCGCTGGACGATCCTGTGGCGCATCTTCGTACCGCTGTCGATGCCGGCGATCGCCACGCTGTCGACGTTCATGTTCCTCTACGCCTGGAACAGCTTCATCTGGCCGTTCATCGTGATCGGGGGCGGCAACCTCGACAACCACGTGCTGACCGTGTCGTTGCAGCAGCTCGGCGGTCGGGCAGCGGACTCCCCGAACCTGATCATGGCGGGCGTGATGATCGCGATCGCGGTACCGGTCACCGTGTTCGTCCTCGCCCAGCGCTACTTCGTCGAGAACGTGGCCAGCAGCGGGATCAAGTGA
- a CDS encoding carbohydrate ABC transporter permease produces MSPFALLSLRPPRVLHASRWLRWLLVWRVVHTVIALVAVLVVLGSEAIAGPARIAALTAGVTFVLLGVTSSIALTRGRHVGRTLSLAADYLTFVGAVVTLLQTNRVFVGLDALGATFSRGVPFLLLALLAWIIGGLVAGEGRPSPAAKVLRWITWLGVVAALIAVGILPGLGTFLARTARPLGLALLLVGTTSWYLAWRTFQRDVGNHLRASNRSQRTLDGLLFVSPNLLGFAVFFAGPLLFSLFVSLTEWDAFGDADFVGLGNYAKILALNVQFLGAGESATSALPGGYFEWFSLGSIVVGARDVMFWTSIRNIVVFTLFALPLSTIPALFLATLLNSKAPGIKVFRAIYFIPSIAGVVAVALIWRQLFSATTGWLNYLISRAVAFVNGLPLLPEVTDPRLQWLSDADIALFSLVIVFSWMFLGYNAVLFLAGLQGVDPTLHEAAMLDGANRWQRFRNVTLPTLKPTTFFVVASTGILTLQLFGENVVLFPTTTPIGAGPENSTLTPVVYLYDQGFRRFAFGYASAVAWVLFVLIFLFTLIQFRRQREDVGS; encoded by the coding sequence GTGTCCCCGTTCGCCTTGCTGAGCTTGCGACCGCCACGCGTGCTGCACGCGTCGAGGTGGCTCCGGTGGTTGCTGGTGTGGCGTGTCGTCCACACCGTCATCGCCCTCGTCGCCGTCCTCGTGGTGCTCGGATCCGAGGCGATCGCGGGTCCGGCGCGCATCGCCGCGCTGACGGCGGGTGTCACCTTCGTCCTGCTGGGCGTGACCTCGTCGATCGCGCTCACCCGGGGACGGCACGTCGGACGGACCCTGTCGCTGGCGGCCGACTACCTCACCTTCGTCGGCGCGGTGGTCACCCTGCTGCAGACCAACCGGGTCTTCGTCGGGCTCGACGCGCTCGGTGCGACCTTCAGCCGCGGCGTGCCGTTCCTGCTGCTGGCGCTGCTGGCGTGGATCATCGGCGGCCTCGTCGCGGGCGAGGGACGCCCCAGTCCGGCGGCGAAGGTGCTGCGCTGGATCACCTGGCTCGGCGTCGTGGCCGCGCTGATCGCCGTCGGGATCCTGCCCGGCCTCGGCACGTTCCTGGCGCGGACCGCCCGACCGCTCGGTCTCGCGCTCCTGCTCGTCGGCACCACCAGCTGGTACCTCGCCTGGCGGACCTTCCAACGCGACGTGGGCAACCACCTGCGGGCCAGCAACCGCAGCCAACGCACGCTCGACGGGCTGTTGTTCGTCTCGCCCAACCTGCTCGGCTTCGCGGTGTTCTTCGCCGGTCCGCTCCTGTTCAGCCTCTTCGTGTCGCTGACCGAGTGGGATGCCTTCGGCGATGCCGACTTCGTCGGGCTCGGCAACTACGCGAAGATCCTGGCGCTCAACGTGCAGTTCCTCGGTGCCGGCGAGAGCGCGACGTCGGCACTGCCGGGTGGCTACTTCGAGTGGTTCTCCCTCGGCAGCATCGTCGTCGGGGCACGCGATGTGATGTTCTGGACCTCGATCCGCAACATCGTCGTGTTCACGCTGTTCGCGCTGCCGCTGTCCACCATCCCGGCGCTCTTCCTCGCCACCCTCCTGAACTCGAAGGCGCCGGGCATCAAGGTGTTCCGGGCCATCTACTTCATCCCGTCGATCGCGGGGGTGGTCGCGGTCGCGCTGATCTGGCGGCAGTTGTTCAGCGCGACGACCGGCTGGCTCAACTACCTCATCAGCAGGGCCGTCGCCTTCGTCAACGGCCTCCCGCTGCTCCCGGAGGTCACCGACCCGCGCCTCCAGTGGTTGTCGGACGCCGACATCGCGCTGTTCTCGCTCGTGATCGTGTTCTCGTGGATGTTCCTCGGCTACAACGCCGTGCTGTTCCTCGCCGGCCTCCAGGGCGTCGACCCCACGCTCCACGAGGCCGCGATGCTCGACGGGGCGAACCGATGGCAGCGGTTCCGCAACGTGACGCTGCCGACGCTCAAACCCACGACGTTCTTCGTGGTCGCCTCCACGGGCATCCTCACCCTCCAGCTGTTCGGCGAGAACGTGGTCCTGTTCCCGACGACCACACCGATCGGCGCCGGTCCGGAGAACTCCACGTTGACCCCCGTGGTCTACCTCTACGACCAGGGCTTCCGGCGGTTCGCCTTCGGTTACGCCTCGGCGGTGGCCTGGGTCCTGTTCGTCCTGATCTTCCTGTTCACCCTGATCCAGTTCCGACGCCAACGCGAAGATGTGGGGAGCTGA
- a CDS encoding ABC transporter substrate-binding protein yields MRTKRALAAVIAAATVLTACGGNGDDGADDTDGTAATDDGAADDGSAGEGGEVALRWRTRPDNQAEIDVYQSVSDTIAADWDGVELEYEPGGTETASYQDALRTEIAGGTAPDVFWIPGTDIADFASRGLILDVRELAAASDAYAGDDAYYDGPMELLTYDPESGSAGQALWGLPRDVSTFGLYLNLDLIAEAGAPDPRELDAAGNWNWDTFREVGEAVSGLGDEIYGFGMNNWWANPGIWINSAGGNFFNADRTACAVDSDEAILGLEFMTGLYQDDLAVPYGEDSQPPFQAGQVAMQLTGRWSTPAYRTIEEFEWDVVNVPAGPAGAVNWTFWGAYVVNANTDHPEAAFELLTRLTDGEVQGQIAELGANIPSRTDDPDTIDTFLTYTPPANNQAFIDGLNSSVPEGPLWQGDWPAFDTILAPAIEGVVSGSQSLEDFQATICGQLDPTFD; encoded by the coding sequence ATGCGCACCAAGCGAGCGCTCGCCGCCGTCATCGCGGCAGCCACCGTGCTCACCGCCTGCGGTGGTAACGGTGACGATGGAGCTGACGACACCGACGGCACGGCCGCGACCGACGACGGCGCGGCCGACGATGGTTCGGCCGGTGAGGGCGGCGAGGTGGCCCTCCGCTGGCGGACCCGTCCCGACAACCAGGCCGAGATCGACGTCTACCAGTCGGTCAGCGACACCATCGCGGCGGACTGGGACGGCGTCGAGCTCGAGTACGAGCCGGGAGGGACCGAAACCGCCTCGTACCAGGATGCGCTCCGGACCGAGATCGCCGGGGGCACCGCTCCCGACGTGTTCTGGATCCCGGGGACCGACATCGCCGACTTCGCCAGCCGCGGCCTGATCCTGGACGTACGTGAGCTCGCGGCCGCCAGCGACGCGTACGCCGGTGACGACGCCTACTACGACGGCCCGATGGAGCTGCTGACCTACGACCCCGAGTCGGGCAGCGCCGGCCAGGCGCTCTGGGGCCTGCCCCGTGACGTGTCGACCTTCGGGCTCTACCTCAACCTCGACCTGATCGCGGAAGCAGGTGCCCCCGACCCCCGCGAGCTCGACGCCGCCGGGAACTGGAACTGGGACACCTTCCGGGAGGTCGGCGAGGCGGTCAGCGGTCTCGGCGACGAGATCTACGGGTTCGGCATGAACAACTGGTGGGCCAACCCGGGTATCTGGATCAACTCGGCCGGTGGCAACTTCTTCAACGCCGACCGCACCGCCTGCGCGGTCGACAGCGACGAGGCGATCCTCGGCCTCGAGTTCATGACCGGTCTCTACCAGGACGACCTCGCGGTGCCCTACGGCGAGGACTCGCAGCCTCCGTTCCAGGCCGGCCAGGTCGCCATGCAGCTGACCGGCCGCTGGTCGACACCCGCGTACCGGACCATCGAGGAGTTCGAGTGGGACGTCGTCAACGTCCCGGCCGGTCCCGCCGGTGCGGTCAACTGGACCTTCTGGGGCGCCTACGTGGTCAACGCCAACACCGACCACCCGGAGGCGGCGTTCGAGCTGCTGACCCGCCTCACCGACGGCGAGGTCCAGGGCCAGATCGCGGAGCTCGGCGCCAACATCCCGTCGCGCACCGATGACCCGGACACCATCGACACCTTCCTGACCTACACCCCACCGGCGAACAACCAGGCCTTCATCGACGGGCTGAACAGCTCCGTCCCCGAGGGTCCGCTGTGGCAGGGCGACTGGCCCGCGTTCGACACGATCCTCGCCCCCGCCATCGAGGGCGTGGTCTCGGGCTCGCAGTCGCTCGAGGACTTCCAGGCCACGATCTGCGGTCAGCTCGACCCCACGTTCGACTGA
- the galT gene encoding galactose-1-phosphate uridylyltransferase produces the protein METEALPRTDLRHADGRRLSLYGAHAGHQLPSDGAPPAPAAIHLRHDALTDRWVAISPARNTRPDADDAPPVVAAGDAPAVEATAPPVAGCPLCPGGPEVPFPYDAAVFENRWPTLVADPPAAPELEGPTAPARGRCEVVLYTSTHEGSLATLSGRELARVVAIWTDRTRELWADPSLRYVLPFENRGNEVGATLPHPHGQIYALDHLPPGAGQRVTALREHRDRAGACLHCEVVARDAAATQRTVASNDSFTVTVPFAPDWPFELHVRARRHGARRLTDLTTAERHDLAIALRDVVHRYDRLYDEPMAYLMVAQEAPRDVDGDPAADWHLSFEFLPPHRAPNKLKVRASVETAAGLFINDTVPEASAAALVAVGGPDPTVHDPIPDVQVVTHHTVGTDTEDVRPP, from the coding sequence GTGGAGACCGAAGCCCTGCCCCGAACCGACCTGCGCCACGCCGATGGCCGCAGGTTGTCGCTCTACGGAGCCCACGCCGGCCACCAGCTCCCGAGCGACGGGGCCCCGCCCGCGCCGGCGGCCATCCACCTGCGCCACGATGCCCTGACCGACCGCTGGGTCGCGATCTCGCCGGCACGCAACACGCGGCCGGATGCCGACGACGCCCCGCCCGTCGTCGCAGCGGGCGATGCGCCCGCGGTCGAGGCCACGGCACCGCCGGTCGCTGGCTGCCCCCTGTGCCCTGGTGGTCCCGAGGTGCCGTTCCCGTACGACGCCGCGGTGTTCGAGAACCGGTGGCCCACCCTGGTCGCCGACCCACCCGCCGCGCCGGAGCTGGAGGGGCCGACCGCACCCGCCCGCGGCCGCTGCGAGGTCGTGCTCTACACCTCGACCCACGAGGGGTCCCTCGCGACCCTGTCGGGCCGGGAGCTCGCGCGTGTCGTGGCCATCTGGACCGACCGGACCCGCGAGCTGTGGGCCGATCCGAGCCTGCGGTACGTCCTGCCGTTCGAGAACCGCGGCAACGAGGTCGGCGCGACCCTCCCCCACCCCCACGGCCAGATCTACGCCCTCGACCACCTCCCACCGGGGGCGGGGCAGCGCGTCACGGCGCTGCGTGAGCACCGGGACCGTGCCGGCGCCTGCCTGCACTGCGAGGTCGTAGCGCGGGACGCCGCCGCGACGCAGCGCACGGTGGCCAGCAACGACTCGTTCACGGTGACCGTCCCGTTCGCACCCGACTGGCCGTTCGAGCTGCACGTCCGCGCGCGGCGCCACGGGGCGCGCCGGCTGACCGACCTCACCACCGCCGAACGCCACGACCTGGCGATCGCACTGCGCGACGTGGTCCACCGCTACGACCGGCTCTACGACGAACCCATGGCCTACCTGATGGTGGCCCAGGAAGCACCCCGGGACGTCGACGGCGACCCCGCGGCCGACTGGCACCTGAGCTTCGAGTTCCTGCCGCCGCACCGGGCGCCCAACAAGCTCAAGGTGCGTGCCAGCGTGGAGACCGCGGCGGGGCTGTTCATCAACGACACCGTCCCGGAGGCCTCGGCCGCGGCGCTCGTCGCCGTCGGCGGCCCCGACCCCACGGTGCACGACCCGATCCCCGACGTCCAGGTGGTCACCCACCACACCGTCGGCACGGACACCGAGGACGTCCGGCCGCCCTGA
- a CDS encoding Gfo/Idh/MocA family protein, protein MVERLRIAVVGTGPWWGREHARVFSRRPDVELCAIVGRTLERAEERTAEFPARPYADLSEMLDREKPDLVSVCLPNEAHFEPTMQVIEAGVPLLVEKPFVFELDEADRLLAAAAQRGLFFAINFNHRYARPVVLASEAIGRGDLGRIVFATWRFGGEAGTSAHPHANLIETQCHGLDMLEHLCGPIRSVMAQMTDVTGRGYSSHAIALGFESGAVGSLLGSYDTSYAYPGTHHLEVNGTEGRLLVEDTVRRFTLSRSGDETRQVWEAGYFNDRERDFHALFEVYVDRMLAAFRAGQQPPIHATAGRRALQLAHASIRSFESGERVVVTGTPTPEDLRGAS, encoded by the coding sequence ATGGTCGAGCGCCTGAGGATCGCCGTCGTCGGTACCGGCCCGTGGTGGGGGCGAGAGCACGCGCGGGTCTTCAGCAGGAGGCCCGACGTGGAACTGTGCGCGATCGTGGGCCGCACGCTCGAGCGGGCGGAGGAGCGTACGGCCGAGTTCCCGGCCCGGCCGTACGCCGACCTCAGCGAGATGTTGGACCGGGAGAAGCCCGATCTGGTGTCCGTGTGCCTGCCCAACGAGGCGCACTTCGAGCCGACGATGCAGGTCATCGAGGCGGGCGTCCCGTTGCTCGTCGAGAAGCCGTTCGTCTTCGAACTCGACGAGGCGGACAGGCTGCTCGCGGCCGCGGCGCAGCGCGGGCTGTTCTTCGCCATCAACTTCAACCACCGCTACGCCCGCCCCGTGGTGCTGGCTTCCGAAGCCATCGGGCGCGGCGATCTCGGCCGGATCGTGTTCGCGACGTGGCGGTTCGGTGGTGAGGCCGGTACCAGCGCGCACCCGCACGCCAACCTCATCGAGACCCAGTGCCACGGCCTCGACATGCTCGAGCACCTGTGCGGCCCGATCCGCTCGGTGATGGCGCAGATGACGGATGTGACCGGTCGTGGCTACTCGTCCCACGCCATCGCGCTCGGCTTCGAGTCGGGCGCCGTCGGCAGCCTGCTCGGCTCCTACGACACGTCCTACGCGTACCCGGGCACCCACCACCTGGAGGTGAACGGGACCGAGGGGCGACTGCTGGTCGAGGACACCGTGCGGCGGTTCACCCTCAGCCGCAGCGGCGACGAGACGCGGCAGGTCTGGGAGGCCGGCTACTTCAACGATCGTGAGCGGGACTTCCACGCGCTCTTCGAGGTGTACGTCGACCGGATGCTCGCCGCGTTCCGAGCGGGCCAGCAGCCGCCGATCCACGCCACCGCGGGGCGTCGCGCTCTGCAGTTGGCGCATGCGTCCATCCGCTCGTTCGAGTCCGGCGAACGTGTCGTGGTGACCGGTACCCCGACGCCCGAGGACCTCCGCGGAGCTTCGTAA
- a CDS encoding beta-galactosidase, with translation MKLGVCWEPEQHPRATWAGDVDHMVDLGFSVVRIGEFAWSTYEPARDRFAWGWLDDVLDLLHTAGLEVVLGTPTATPPAWLLAERPDIAWVGADGRAAVHGSRRHTCPTSPAYREEAARIVGHLLARYADHPAIVAWQVDNEPGNHATGRCWCDACGAAFPAWLRERFPDAAALNAAWAGPFWSTDYGSLDDVALPVPTVTAHDPALELAHRRFGSHQHAQAVAAQRELIRVAAPGRDVFTNVYAGDLDLDPRELARPSGLGAIDSYPHGLDGPAEVAFHLDLARGLALPTDAGPEARGGRAWIAEQQPGPVNWTPDNPAVPPGQVRLWCWQAALHGIETTLLFRWRAARRGQEQHHAAVLRHDGTEAPAADEVRRLVAELPAAPVRPAATVALPFAHLDGWQLEVQPHLPGATHRELTVTAHAAAARLGLDVDVVPDDSRLAAYPVVLAPALHTVTTDRIRRLEAALDAGSTVVLGPRSLVRDLDAAWVDRPLPADLAGRLGARVDHHGSPAGWPRDPQDVSAVRIGDQVLPAGGWIETFTLEAPDTEVLATAEGGPLHGAPVVVRRGALVLVGAASREVWVTVLATLLDRTPHPEHLEVVTRDGREVVLDHRTRTITGLAGVPPA, from the coding sequence GTGAAGCTCGGCGTGTGCTGGGAGCCCGAACAGCACCCGCGTGCGACCTGGGCCGGCGACGTCGACCACATGGTCGACCTCGGCTTCAGCGTGGTCCGCATCGGCGAGTTCGCCTGGTCGACCTACGAGCCCGCCCGCGACCGGTTCGCGTGGGGCTGGCTCGACGACGTCCTCGACCTGCTGCACACCGCGGGGCTCGAGGTCGTCCTCGGCACCCCGACCGCCACGCCGCCCGCCTGGCTCCTCGCCGAGCGACCCGACATCGCGTGGGTCGGGGCCGACGGTCGTGCCGCCGTGCACGGCAGCCGTCGTCACACCTGCCCGACCTCCCCTGCCTACCGCGAGGAGGCCGCCCGGATCGTCGGCCACCTCCTCGCCCGGTACGCCGATCACCCGGCGATCGTCGCCTGGCAGGTCGACAACGAACCCGGCAACCACGCGACCGGCCGCTGCTGGTGCGACGCCTGCGGGGCGGCGTTCCCGGCGTGGCTGCGCGAGCGCTTCCCCGACGCGGCGGCGCTCAACGCCGCCTGGGCCGGACCGTTCTGGTCGACCGACTACGGCTCGCTCGACGACGTCGCCCTCCCGGTCCCCACCGTCACGGCCCACGACCCGGCGCTCGAGCTCGCTCACCGCCGCTTCGGGTCCCACCAGCACGCGCAGGCCGTCGCAGCCCAGCGCGAGCTGATCCGAGTGGCCGCCCCGGGACGCGACGTGTTCACCAACGTCTACGCCGGCGACCTCGACCTCGACCCGCGCGAGCTCGCCCGCCCGAGCGGCCTCGGCGCGATCGACAGCTACCCGCACGGCCTGGACGGCCCCGCGGAGGTCGCCTTCCACCTCGACCTGGCGCGTGGGCTCGCGCTGCCGACCGACGCCGGTCCCGAGGCTCGTGGGGGCCGCGCGTGGATCGCCGAGCAGCAGCCGGGCCCGGTGAACTGGACGCCTGACAACCCCGCCGTCCCACCGGGACAGGTCCGCCTGTGGTGCTGGCAGGCGGCGCTCCACGGCATCGAGACCACGCTGCTGTTCCGCTGGCGTGCGGCCCGCCGCGGGCAGGAGCAGCACCACGCGGCGGTCCTGCGCCACGACGGCACGGAGGCGCCTGCGGCCGACGAGGTCCGCCGTCTCGTCGCCGAACTGCCAGCCGCGCCGGTCCGCCCGGCGGCGACCGTCGCGCTGCCGTTCGCGCACCTCGACGGCTGGCAGCTCGAGGTGCAGCCCCACCTGCCTGGCGCGACCCACCGCGAGCTGACGGTCACGGCCCACGCCGCGGCCGCCCGGCTCGGCCTGGACGTCGACGTGGTTCCCGACGACTCGCGGCTCGCCGCGTACCCGGTCGTGCTCGCTCCGGCGTTGCACACCGTCACCACCGACCGGATCCGCCGTCTGGAGGCGGCGCTCGATGCCGGCAGCACGGTCGTGCTCGGGCCCCGCTCGCTGGTGCGCGACCTCGACGCCGCGTGGGTGGACCGACCCCTGCCGGCGGACCTGGCCGGGCGGCTCGGTGCCCGGGTCGACCACCACGGGTCGCCGGCGGGGTGGCCCCGCGACCCGCAGGACGTCAGCGCCGTCCGGATCGGCGACCAGGTCCTGCCGGCCGGAGGTTGGATCGAGACGTTCACGCTCGAGGCGCCCGACACCGAGGTGCTGGCCACCGCGGAGGGCGGACCGCTGCACGGCGCACCGGTCGTGGTGCGACGTGGCGCCCTCGTGCTCGTCGGCGCGGCGTCCCGGGAGGTCTGGGTGACCGTGCTCGCCACGCTGCTGGACCGCACGCCCCACCCCGAGCACCTCGAGGTCGTCACACGTGACGGACGGGAGGTCGTCCTCGACCACCGCACCCGGACCATCACGGGCCTCGCCGGGGTCCCCCCCGCCTGA